The Myxococcota bacterium sequence GGCCAGGTCACTCGCGATCAGGATGGGCTTCTGGTGCTTGCGGCTGGCGTCCGCGGCCGCCAGCGCGTAGCGCCGGTCCTGGCTCTCGTGGAAGCTGCCGATGCGCTCCAGGCCGTAGTCGGGCCAGAACGGGCCGCGGCGGAACATCTGGGCCTGCGAGGCCTGGATGCCGATGCCGAGATAGACGATCGCGTCGACGTCGGGGTGCGCGGCCATGAGCTCGAGCACCTCGGGAATCGTGTCTCGTGTCTCACCGCCCGCCAGGTCGATGGGGTTGCCGCGGCTCCAGCGCGCGGGGACCATGGTGTCGATCTTCGCGCGCAGGTCGTCGGGCAACGGGATCAGCTCGAGACCCGCGTTCACGCACGCGTCGGAAGTCAGCACGCCCCAGCCGCCCGCGACCGTGAAGATCAGGGTGCGCGGTCCGCGCGGCAGCGGCTGGGTGGCGAAGGCCGCCGCGGCCTCGTAGGCCTCCTCGACCGTCTCGGTGCGCGTGATGCCGAGCTGGCGGCACACGCCCGTGAACACGCGGTCGTCGGAAGCCAGCGCTCCGGTGTGACTGCTCGCGGCTCGCTTGCCCGCGCTCGTGACTCCGCCGCGGACCAGAACCAGCGGCTTGCGGGCCGTGTGCGCGCGCGCCACGTCCACGAAGCGCCGGCCGTCGCCCACGCCCTCGAGATAGGCGAGCGACACGGCGGTCTCCGGGTCTTCGCCGTAGTACTCGAGATAGTCCGCGAGCTGCAGCATGGCCGAGTTGCCGCACGAGATCGCCTTCGACATGCCCACGCCGGTGAGCGCCCCGTAGCTCATGAAGCTCGAAGCCAGGTTGCCGCTCTGGGATACCACCGAGATCGGTCCCGGCGGCGGGTAGGG is a genomic window containing:
- a CDS encoding CoA-binding protein encodes the protein MSAVVERFRPLFYPRGIVVTGVSQHPGKFGTVAYHNLIACGYEGELFPINREGVESFGRPTYKSISEIPRGRADLVFLCTPNSVNEELLRECAKIGVRAAFVASAGYGEAADGAEMEQRLVALGRELGIAIAGPNGQGLISTAVSMCAQIVAPYPPPGPISVVSQSGNLASSFMSYGALTGVGMSKAISCGNSAMLQLADYLEYYGEDPETAVSLAYLEGVGDGRRFVDVARAHTARKPLVLVRGGVTSAGKRAASSHTGALASDDRVFTGVCRQLGITRTETVEEAYEAAAAFATQPLPRGPRTLIFTVAGGWGVLTSDACVNAGLELIPLPDDLRAKIDTMVPARWSRGNPIDLAGGETRDTIPEVLELMAAHPDVDAIVYLGIGIQASQAQMFRRGPFWPDYGLERIGSFHESQDRRYALAAADASRKHQKPILIASDLAYTGMSYGNTGPAGVRESGRVTSPSGHRAIRTLARMVAYSRYRNRLGRAGS